ACCAAAAGTAACTTGGATCGCATTCGGAATTTGGTTAGTGATTGGCTTGTTCGTATACTTCGGATACGGCCGCAAGCACTCCACATTAAATGAAAACGCAGATTCAGTTCAAAAAGTCGGCTAATAATGAAATAAGAGTCCCTTTACGGGGCTCTTGTTTTTTGTAGGAATTAATTGAGAAAATATGTCGAATATCTTGGTATTATCATAATTAATATCAAAATCAATGAAGATAATGGTAGAATAGTTGGAGAACTTTTTATTTATTTTAGTTATCTTCAGAAAAGTTTTGGTATTAAGGAGATGCATAATGAAAATAGACAGTAAAAGACCAGAGTTAATTTTTGAAGAAAAAAAGGCGATTAAACTATTTTTGTGGATATTTTTAGTTACCTACATAATATATGATTTATACTGGTATCTATTTATACCAGCGTATACCCATGCAAAAACGATAAAATTTCCGGACGGGGGATTTGGGTATTGGCGTTACTTTTTAATCTTTTTTATGTTAGTAATCTCAATATTTTTAATTAAAAAAGATAAAATCTTTGGTGTTAAATATTTTATTCTAATAAGTTATTTTTCTATCGATTTTTTAGATACCTTTTTGAAGTATTTTCATACTTCAAAAGAGTTTGCGTCAGGCCATATAGTAGAACTTTTTTTTGTGTTATTTGCCCCGATATTTGTTAATAAGAAGTATTTTTGGATTACTTCATTAGTGGTAATCTTAAAATATTTTTTATTAGGAGTTACATTACATACTAAGATGGTCATATTCCCTATAGTATTAATAATTGTAATAAGTGGAATTTCATATTTTCTATTAATGAGGTTTTGTTCATATATAGTCTCTTTAACTTCTGTTTATGAAGAGCTTAAGAAAAAGGAAAAGTTAGCTGTAGTAGGTCAAATGGCTGCTGCAATTGGCCATGAAATTCGTAACCCGTTATCTTCTTTAAAAGGTTTCACTCAATTCCAGCATGAGCAATATCCAAATACAAATGATTTTTATCCAATTATGATTGATGAAATTGATCGAATTGATTCAATAGTTACTGATTTAATGTATATTGGCAAACCTAAGGCACTCATGATAGAAAAAACAAGTATTCAGGAAATAATTACGTACACAGTTTCTGTTTCTAAACAGCATGCTGATAGACAGGGAATTTCTATAGAAGTAAAGTTGGATGATCAAGTACCATTAATTGATGGTGATGAAAAACGCTTGAAGCAGGTATTTATAAACCTAATTAAAAATGCAATTGAAGCTATGCCTGACGGAGGAAAGATAAAAATCAAAGTCCATTTATTTCAAGGAAATCAAATTTGTATATCAATTGAAGATGATGGCTGCGGTATAGAAAAGGAAAATATTAAAAGTCTAGGAGAACCGTTTTTTTCTACAAAAACAGATGGTACAGGTTTGGGATTAATGGTTACAAAGCAGATTATTATGGATCACAATGGTTCATTTAAAATTCAAAGTGAAATTGGAAAAGGCACAAAAGTAGATGTTATTTTATCGATAATAAATAAGCAATAGGAATAGAACAATAGTGATGCCTGAACGAGGTGCGAGCTAAGCAATGGTTTAGCCCAATTAAATTGGAATCTATAGGAAGTTTTTTGAATAAGCAATACCAAAAGAAAGTCCAGTAATGGGCTCTTTTTTATGTTGACATAGACAAAAAATATGTCGAAAATAGTTGATTTATTAATTTTTATGCCAATATTCACTTAGAAAATGGTAAAATAGTAGGAGGACTTTATATTATTTTTAAAATCTTCAGGAAGACGTTAGCGTTAAGGAGCAACCAGAATGAACATAAATAGCGGAAGACCAGAGCTTATTTTTGAAGAGAAAAAAGCAATTAAACTTTTTTTGTGGTTATTTTATATTCTTTATTTAATATTTGAGGGATTTTGGTATTCTATTTTTCAAAAATTAACAACTTCTGGAGTAACTAAAGGTTCTTCAGTCGGCTTGGGATTTTGGGTATATATATTGATCTCGACTTTTATTCCTATTTCTATATATTTTATCAAAAAGAATAATCCATATATTATTAAATACATTATTTTATTTTCATATATCCTGATCGATATAGTTGATAATATTATAAGGTATTATGGGACAACAAAGCCTTTTGCCTCTGGTGAAGTTGTAGAAGTCTTAATTGTATTTTTTACACCTGTATTTGTTAATAAGAGATACTTTTGGTGTGCTTCTTTAGGGATTATGGCGAAGTATGCCTTTTTAGGAATAATATTACACAATAAAACTGCCTTTGCCCCAATAGGCATTATTATGATCTTAGTAGCAATTGCTTATGTTCTTTTAATACGATTTAATTCATACATTAATTCATTAACTGTGGTGTATGAGGAACTTCGAAAAAATGAAAAACTAGCAGTGGTGGGCCAAATGGCTGCCGCAATTGGTCATGAAATCCGCAATCCTTTGTCTTCATTAAAAGGTTTTACTCAGCTTCAGCATGAGAGCTATACAAATGCATCTACCAGATCATGATCGAAGAAATTGATCGGATTGATTCCATTGTTAGTGATTTTATGTATCTGGGTAAACCAAAGCCAATCATTCTTGAAAAGGCAAGTATCGAAGAAATAATCGCCTATACAGTTTCAATTACAAAACACCATGCGGATACAAAGGGAGTCACAGTTGAAACTAATTTGGAAGATCAAGTGCCATTAATAGATTGTGATGAAAGACGTTTAAAACAGGTATTTATAAACTTAATAAAAAATGCAATTGAATCAATGCCTGGCGGCGGAAAAATAAGTATTCACTTAGAAAAGACTGGTGATAATGGTATTTCGGTTTCTATTGAGGATGAAGGATGTGGGATTTCGGAAGAAGTTATTTCCAATCTTGGCATTCCTTTTAATAGTACTAAAAAAGATGGAACTGGATTGGGTTTAATGGTAACAAGCCAAATTATTAAAGAGCATAACGGGGAATTGGTAATAGGTAATAAGTTAGATGAGGGAGCAAGGGTAATCGTCAATATTCCAATTAAGCAAAATTTTAAAAATTCCAGTAATACTTCAGGTATAACAAACTAAAGGTTTCATGGCTCTTTTCTATAAGATATAATGAAAAGGTAAACTCAATGATTTTGTTTGTCTGTTATCTAACGATAATTTTAGTCATTAATTTGGATTTTATGAAAGGCATGTGTAGTTGATACACTAGGAAAAATTATGATAATACATGAAGAACAAAGGGCAATCAAATGGTTTCTTTTAGTTTTTTATATAATTTTATTTAGTTATGATTTTTTTTACTATTTTTTTGCACCAGTCTATGTAACGCATAGAAAGGTAGGCTTTCCTAGTCATTATTGGTATTTTACCTATTTTATATTAATATTATTGATTCCAGTGATGTACTATTTAAATAAAAGAAATAAGCAAGCTAAGATCAAATATGTCTTATTTATTACTTATTTGATTACAGTATTTATTATAGATGTATTAACATATTATAAAAGCACTTTACCATATACTAGTGGGAATATGGTAGAAGTATTTCTAATATTATCTTTACCTATTTTTTTAAATAGAAACTTTTTTTGGTTAGTATCTAGTGGACTTACTATTAAATATTTTTTAATCGGAATTACACTACATTCAACCTATGTCATTATGCCTATATTGTTAATTATAACGTTGGCAATCATGTCATTTTTTTTACTTGTACGTTTTCAGGGCTATGTAAAGGCAATTAGTGAATCGTATGATAAGCAATTACAAGGAATTGTCAAAGGAGTAATAGCGACTCTTGAATTGAAAGATCCATATACTAGGGGCCACAGTGAGAGAGTTGCAAACTATGCCATATTACTTGAAAAAGAATTAGGGAAATTTAAAAAAGAAGAACAAAAATCTTTCTTTTATTCTTGTTTACTACATGATATTGGAAAAGTACATATTCCGGATTCAATTTTAATGAAACCAGGAAAACTCACAGAAGAAGAATATAAAATAATAAAATCGCACCCTGTTGTTGGTGCAGATGCTGTAAAAAATGTTGATGAATTAAGAAATAGTTTAAGCGTAATTCGTTCTCATCATGAGCGTTGGGATGGTAAAGGCTATCCCGATCAATTAAAGGGGGATGAAATTCCGTTTCCAGCAAGAATTGTTGCTATAGCAGATGCTTTCGATGCTATGACTTCTTCAAGGTCATATAGAGGTGCAATGCCAGTTGAAGAAGCATACAATCGCATCCTCGAAGGGCAAGGTTCCCAATTTGATCCAATGCTGGTTGAAGAGTTTAAAAAGGTCTTTCCAACTTGGGTCAAATTTCATGAAGAATATCCATGGAACAAAAAGTGGGAATTACTTAGGGAGGTGGAAAAATGAACATCCTCAAACTTAAGAAATTAATAACAGCTTGTTGGTGGTGCGCTTGGTTAGGTGTGTAATATGTCATCAACAAGTAAAAGGATGCTATTTTTCTTGGCATCCTTTTACTTGTTATTTTAAGTGGACGGTCCATCGATGAGCAATCTTATACTACATTGACTCTTTCATTGAGACCAAGTGAAATAGATATGATTTATACAGGTCCCAACTGTTGATTACTCTTGACTTATTGCTATCCTCCCGGTGAAAAAATATATTTGTATCTGCCAAGTTGCCACATGTGACAAAACTTTGTCGAAATCTTCATTTCTAAGGGTTTTTTCCCTCGATGATGAGGGAGTTCCCCGATATAGATAACACTTTCGTTTTTCTTACAATAAGTGTAAGGAAACGGAAGTGTTATTTTTTTTTAGGAGGAGCAAGAAATGGAGTCAACTATTACCACGGCTAAAAAATCGAAACAATCGGTTAATGATGCATTTGCATCGCATTTTGCCAAGTCAGTGTTTTATACCATCGTTGCCCTTGCGATCGTAACGTTTATCGGCACCAGAATGTTTACACATATCGATTTGAACTTGTACGGATACATGGTAGGAACGATCGTGTTTATTGGGGGATTTTTCTATCGATTTATTGCATGGGGGGAAAGACCGCCAACGAAAAACATTATTAAAAAAGGGTTAAGACTTCTTTTTAGAAAAAGCACTTTAAAAACGGTCGTCGGTCATTTGGCAGTGTTTGATTTCATCCGCAAACGGGGAGTTTACCGTTGGATTCAGCATATTTTGATCGGCTGGGGCTGTGTTCTTGCCTGCTTAGTTACATTTCCGCTTGTGTTCGGCTGGATGTATTTTACGATGTCCGAGAACGGCTTTTATACGATTGTTCTGTTTGGCATCAATATCATGACCGTTCCTGCTGAAGGAGCAATTGCCTTTCTATCTTACAATGCTTTAAACATTGCGGCAGTTATGGTCATTACGGGCGTATGTATGGCGCTATATCGCCGCTTGAAAAATATGCAGGCTAGGGCGGAGCAAAAGTTCATGTATGACTTCCTACCGCTTTACCTTTTGTTATTGATCTCCGTAACTGGTTTGTTATTAACCTTCCAAAATATTGTCCTACATGGCTGGATGCAGCCGCAAATGTCGTTGATTCACCAGTTTTCTGTCATTGTCACACTCATCTACCTGCCATTTGGAAAGCTTGCACATATCCCATTCCGGCCGATGAGTGTATTTGCGAGAAACTATCGGGAGCATTATGGGGAACAGCATATGAAAGAATGCAAAGTCTGCGGAGACAAATTTGTATCCGTGGAACAATCAAACGATGTTATCAATGTTTTAGGTGTGAATCAGATCGAATTTAATATGGAAGATGGCTTTAATCTTGCTGAATTGTGCCTGCCATGCCGCAGAAAATATCGGATTGCCAGATTCTCGGGAATTCCTACCCACCAATTGAAGGTCAAGGAGGCAAATCAGAATGCAAAGGGATAAGTTTTTTAAGGAAATAGAAAATGTCTGCCATCCGAATGAAACATTAATTAAAACCCATTGCAGCTATTGCGGCATGCAGTGCGGGATGAACCTGAGGGTAAATACAAAAACCAATAAAATTATTGGGGTGGAGCCACGCTATGATTGGCCGGTAAACGTCGGGAAAATGTGTCCCAAAGGTGTTACCGCCTACCAGCAAACGAATCACCCTGACCGGATCTTAAAGCCGTTAATTCGGGATGATGCCTCCTTAAAAGGGACCACCAGCGGCTTCCGTGAAGCGGCATGGGATGAAGCCTATGATTTAATCGCTAAGAAATTTAAAGAACTGCAAAGTCATTACGGGAAAGATACATTGTCTGTATTCAGCGGCGTATCGATGACAAATGAAAAGTGTTATTTGACAGGAAAGTTTGCCAGGGTGGCATTGCAAACACGCTACATTGATTACAATGGCCGCTTCTGTATGTCGAGTGCTGCAGGCGGATTCCTTCGTTCTTTCGGAGTTGACCGGGGATCGACATTGCCATGGACCGATATCCATGAAACAGACTGCTTATTCATCGCTGGAAGCAATACAGCAGAATGTCATCCAACCTCCATGTTTCGTGTATGGAATGTGCAGGAACGAGGCGGATACCTCATCGTGGCCGATCCTCGGGAAACACCAATAGCAAGAAGAGCGGATATCCACCTCGACTTAAGACCGGGAACAGACCTAGCTCTTGCAAATGGAATCTTAAATCTACTTATTCAAAAGGGCTATGTTGATGAAGCGTTCGTTAATAATCATACAAATGGTTTTGAGGAAACAAAGGAATTGGTAAAAGAATTTACACCGGAATATACAAGCCAAATTACCGGCATCGCTCCGGAAAAAATTATCCGTGCCGCTGAGATTTACGGAAAAGCTCCAAATGCCATTGTTATGTTTGCCCGCGGGATTGAGCAGCAAACAAAGGGCGTAGATAACGTATCGGGCTATACGAATATGGCCCTGGTTACCGGGAAAATTGGTCGGCCAAAATCTGGCGTTGCCACGTTTACCGGACAAGGAAACGGACAGGGCGGCCGTGAGCATGGACAAAAGTCTGACTTGCTGCCAGGTTATCGCAAATTAACCAATCCAAAACATGTTGAAGAAGTATGTAAGGTATGGGGAATAACCCCAGATGAAATGCCGCAGCCCGGTGTGTCTGCTTACGAATTGTTCGAACTGATGGAACAAAAAACGATTCGCGGCTTATATCTGCTTTGCTCAAACCCGGCTGTTTCCGCTCCAAATCAAAACTTTGTCCGTAAAGCATTAAAAAGCTTGGATTTTATGGTTTGTGCAGACTTCTATTTGTCCGAATCAGCTGAATTTGCCGATGTTGTGCTGCCTTCCGTGACATGGTCTGAGGATGAAGGCACCGTCACAAATCTGGAAGGCAGGATTATTAAAATCAATCAGGCACAAGAACCGCTTGGAGAATCAAAGCCGGATTGGCAAATGCAAGCAGAGCTCGCCGAACGCCTTGGCCGGGGGAAATATTTTTCCCATTTAAAAACAGCAAGAGATGTGGCCGATGAATTCCGGTTAGCCTCAAAAGGCGGCTATGCCGATTATTACGGCGCAACGTGGGATAAAATCGACAAGCAAGATGGGGTTTTCTGGCCGTGCCGTGATGAAAACGACCCGGGAACACCGCATATGTTCCTTGATAAAAAGTTCTATCATCCGGACGGGAAAGCAAAAATTTGTGCGCTTCCATACCGTCCGCCTGCTGAGGAACCTGATCAGCAATACCCATTAAGGTTAACAACGGGCCGTGTGGTGTTCCACTATCTTTCAGGAAACCAAACCCGCCGGATTCAATTCTTACGTGATATGTGTCCGGAACCATATGTAGAAGTCCATCCGGAAACAGCAGCAAAATACAAGATTGAACACGAAGAAAATATCCGTCTCTATACAAGAAGAGGGGAAGCCGTATATAAAGTGAAAATCACCGAGGCCATCCGTAAAGATACGGTGTTTGTACCGTACCATTTCGGTCATGATCAATCTATTAATCTGTTAACCATAGCTGCACTTGACCCGATATCCCGGATGCCGGAGTTTAAGGCATGCGCCGCACAGATTGAAAAACTAAGAAAGTAAGAAGGTGCAGTAAATGAAAAAGAGGCTTTATTTAGAGCTAGAGAACTGTATAGGATGCCGTTCCTGTTTGGCAGCCTGCACACAGTGCGGCGGGCATGAACAGCGGAACCGTAACTATGTTTATGATGTGAACCCGCTGGTAAATCGGCAGACCATGCCTCTGATGTGCCTTCACTGTGTGAATCCGGCATGTGCTAGAAGCTGCCCGGCCCAGGCTATCCAAATTCATGAAACGGGTGCTGTTCTATCTGCTTTAGTAGAAAAGTGCATTGGCTGTCAAAATTGCACGATTGCTTGCCCGTATGGAATACCAAAATTTGATACAGAACAGAATCTGATGTATAAATGCGACCTTTGTATTGACCGTACGAAGGATGGAATTCCGCCAATGTGTGCGAGTGTCTGCCCTTCCAATACACTGCAATGGTTAACAGATGAAGAAATTGAAGCAAAACAAAAGCAATTTCATTTAAAAAACGGCAAATGGGTAACAAGCATGCCTTATTTGGAAGGCGAAACAAATGTAAGAGTAAACCTCCCTGGAATCCTTCAGGGTGTCACGAAATTGTATTAGGGGGATGGATCATGAGCGATAAAAATAATAAAGTCCCGTTCAATGAAGATAATTATACACATAATATTAACCGAAATAATGAAAGGAAACTGGATCGCCGCGGTTTTATGAAGACGTTAGTTGGTGCGGCAGGGGTGTTTGCCATTTCCTCACTACCTTTTGGAGCTCTGGCCGCTAAAGAATTGAGCGGACTCAGTGATAAAAAATATCAGAAGCACAAAATTACCGATGTCAAATCCATTTCGATTGGCGATGCTGTTGATTTTGCCTTTCCTGGCGAGCACGATAGCGCCATTTTGATCAGATTATCGGAGAATAAATATGTGGCCTATCAAAATGCCTGTACACACCTTCGCTGTCCTGTTTTTTGGAAAAAGGAAGAAGGGGAAATGATCTGCCCATGCCATCACGGTAAATTTGATGTGAAAACAGGGGAGCCGATTGCCGGACCGCCAAGGCGTCCGCTTCCGGAAATTTACGTAAAAGTGGAAAACGGCGCGGTATATGCTGTGGGGGTGAAGCGCTATGAAGCGTAGTTACATTCCAGTCGCTCTCCTGCTTGCTGTCCTGATGCTGAACATCATTTTTACACAATATATGGTTCACCAATTCTTTTATGAACATTATCGTAATTCCTTGATTGCCGCTGTAGTGAATGTCATTCTGTTCCCTATCGCTTTCCTGATTTATAAAAAAGGTGTGAGTATTAATGACTAGTGAGACATATATTGATTTTTATTTTGTCCGTCCGCTTGAAGGGGGATTTGCTCTCGTAATTGATGAGCTGTTAAAAAAGGTCTTTACCAAAAAGCAATTAAATTGGTATTTGGAAGAAAAATATGTTGAAGGTGTGGAACTAGTCATTGCAGAAGTAAAAGGAATGAGCAGCTGGGCTTATGAAGATGAGGCGATTGAATTTCTTGAAGAGAATGCCGACCAACGATTTTGGAAATTCCTGCAAGGATATAAAATGTTTATCTACCCAGTATTGAGAGGATGTAATAGTTGTGGAAAGCATTAACTTGGAGGATATGAAACGTTTTATCGGAGTGCCTGTTAAAATTATGATTCAGGATCAGTCAGGCGGGGACCAGGCAGCGACGGTATCAAAGACGATAAAAAAAATCCAGCTTTGCCCTGATGGCACCCACATTCGTTTTTATTTTGATGAATTTTATTTTTTAGCCGTCCCACTTGCAAGCAATGTATGTGAATCAGAAGAACAGTGGTCGGCTGTCGATGGAGAAAACGGGTTAACTTATATCCTCAAAAAGGTTCAGGTCTTTTAAAAGAACCTGCCTTTTTACTATTGCTAATAAAGAGAGGAGGCCGGATAAATGGATCCACTTCAAACAAAGCAACAAATAAGTTCCTATATTATAGATAGCCAGGAAGAAGATATAAAGCGAATCGCGCTTGAACTCCATGAAGGGGTCGGTCAAAATTTGTATAGTATTTTAACAGGGTTGCAGTTTGTGAATTCCGCTATCAAAGAGCCTCAAATAAAAGGTTACCTCCAGGAAATGACGCTTCTGATTGAAAAGACGATTCGAGAAACGAGAACGCTCTCGGTTGAATTGCATCCGCCTGTCCTGACAACACTTGGGCTGATTCCGGCATTAAGAAGCTATCTGAAGCTTTATACCTCCACATTCGGTATTCTCGTAGACTTGGATTCTGCCGGTATGGAAAAAATAATCCCAGAGCGCAACAGTATTGCCGTATTTCGCGTTTGCCAAGAAGCGTTGGTGAATGCTGCGAAATATGCTGATACTTCTAATGTGAAAATGACCGTTCATTGGACAGAAGATGAATTAATGATAAGAATTCAAGATTTCGGCAAAGGCTTGAACCTTAAGGAACTGCGATTTCCTAAACCAACATCAGGGCTTGCTGCAATGAAAGAACGAATGCTTCTGATTGGCGGACAATGTATGATATCCTCTAAGATAGGCGAGGGAACATTGATAGAAATTTCTCTTCCGTTATAAAGGGGGTTATGGTTTGATTAAAATCCTGTTGGTTGATGATCATGCGGTTGTAAGAAGCGGATTAAAGATGCTGCTAAATACCAATCCGGAAATGGAAGTCATTGGAGAAGCCTCTGAGGGAAATGAAGGAATTAAAAAGGCCATGAAATTAAAGCCAGATGTCGTGGTAATGGATTTAAGCATGCCACATGGAAAAGACGGGCTGACGGCAACGACCGAGTTAAAAAAGCTGATGCCTAATGTGAATATCCTTATCCTAACCATGCATGATGACGAAGAATATCTCTTCCGTGCTATACAAGGAGGGGCTTCAGGCTGTATCTTAAAAAGTTCTCCACACGATGAACTTATGGGTGCCATTGAATCAGTCGCACAAGGGGATGCTTATCTTCATCCTTCAGCAACCAAGCGGTTAATGGAGGAATACTTGGCAGGGATCAAGCATGACAGTAACGATTCCTATAATCTCTTATCCGAACGTGAAAAAGAAGTACTGACACTCACGGCAAAGGGATATTCCAACAAAGAAATTGCCGAGAAGCTTGTCATCAGTGTGAAAACGGTTGAAACACATAAAGGAAATCTAATGGAAAAGCTGCAAATGAAAACCCGGCCAGAGCTGGTAGAATACGCCGTAAAAAAAGGGTTACTAGGCTATGACATTTAAGGAGAAGTTATATAGATGACAGATATACGGGAATTGCCAGCAGTAATGGAAGTATGCGAACGGTTAAAAGCGAAGATACGCTGTGATTTTGTCGGGCTGGCTTTTCAAAATGAAGCAGGCCCAGATGTCAGATGGCACTATGCTGCCGGTAATATGAATGATAAGTATAAAAGAATTATCGTTCGTTTTGGAAAAGGGATCGCTGGAAAGGTTATTTCAAGCGGATGTCCCCTCATGATGACCAATTTTCCACATGACATACATGGGAAAATGACGGATTACCCGATAGCACTTGCTGAAAAACTGGTATCTGTCTATGCGGTTCCGTTATTTTTACCAACTGTCCCAAAAGGAGTATTATTGATCGGAAACAGAGCCTCTTATCTCTTTACTGGCGAAGAACAGGAAACGGTAAACGATGCAGCAAAAGCTTTAGAGCAATTATTAACAGGTGAAGGATTTTGAGGGTGGGGATCGAAATGGACAGAGATTTTCAGCAAATGAAAAAGGAGCTTTTAGATTACAAGTTTGCCCTTGATGAATCTTCCATTGTCGCTATTACTGATTCCCGAGGAATCATAACCTATGTAAATGATCAATTTTGTCATATTTCAAAGTATTCCCGTGACGAGCTGATCGGGCAGGACCATCGTATTATCAATTCTTGCTATCATTCCAGGGGATTTTTTAAAGAAATGTGGCAAACGATCGGTTCCGGGCAGGTTTGGAAAGGTGAAATACGCAATCGGGCAAAGGATGGAACGTTTTATTGGATGGATACGACGATTGTTCCGTTTATGAATGAAATGAAAAAACCTTACCAGTATGTGGCAATTCGCTATGAAATAACTGAGAGAAAACGTGTTGAGCAGGAACTGCAAAAAATGATGGCCAGAATCATTGATGTTCAGGAGGAAGAAAGAAAACGTCTTTCGCGAAATCTCCATGATGGGATAGGACAAAACCTTTACAGTCACCTGATTACCATCAATCGTTTGTTATCCGAGATGAACCACCCGCTGCTGACACAGATGCAAACAGAAGCCACTCAGTTAATTGAAGAGATTAGGGAAATTTCCTGGGAACTTCGCCCGTCTGTATTAGATGATCTTGGATTGGTGCCAGCAATCCGTTCCTATTTAACGAGATACTCTGACCATTACCAGATTGATATTCGTTTTGATTGTGTTTTAAGGAAGCGCTTAAATATTAATACGGAGCTGACGATTTATCGGATCATTCAGGAGGCATTAACAAACGTTAGGAAATATGCAGAAGTGGATTCGGCGGCTGTAACCATTCGAGAAATGGATAATGTGGTCCGCATCATGATTGAAGATAAAGGGAAG
Above is a genomic segment from Neobacillus endophyticus containing:
- a CDS encoding sensor histidine kinase, whose protein sequence is MDRDFQQMKKELLDYKFALDESSIVAITDSRGIITYVNDQFCHISKYSRDELIGQDHRIINSCYHSRGFFKEMWQTIGSGQVWKGEIRNRAKDGTFYWMDTTIVPFMNEMKKPYQYVAIRYEITERKRVEQELQKMMARIIDVQEEERKRLSRNLHDGIGQNLYSHLITINRLLSEMNHPLLTQMQTEATQLIEEIREISWELRPSVLDDLGLVPAIRSYLTRYSDHYQIDIRFDCVLRKRLNINTELTIYRIIQEALTNVRKYAEVDSAAVTIREMDNVVRIMIEDKGKGFDVSLRAQSPGVGLFSMDERARSVGGSLSITTSPGNGTKIILDIPIK